A window of the Armatimonadota bacterium genome harbors these coding sequences:
- a CDS encoding glycosyltransferase family 4 protein: protein MHALGGPAQVVYLMVGLKDRGHEVVLVCPDGSAIAENAAAAGIEVVPVPLRSDFDLTFICRLHRIIRRRKPDVVHLHSRRGADVLGGIAARTARAPAVILSRRIDNPVRPGFLTRLKYGVLCDRIITISQAIRDVLLDGGVDSSKIACVHSVVDSAQYDVDRDPNLRAELGVPGDSPLIGIVAQLIERKGHRYLLEAMPRIIEAYPDTRLIVLGAGPLADVLKRQAETLGVADGVVFAGFRNDMPQVFRELDVLVHPALMEGLGVAILQAMAAGVPVVASPVGGIPEAVQDGVTGIHVPPANPEAVAEAVCRLLGDPALRARMGAAGRAFVEREFSPARMVEGVLSVYRSVLDAKGAAVSGDL from the coding sequence ATGCACGCCCTCGGGGGGCCTGCGCAGGTGGTATATCTGATGGTGGGTCTCAAGGACCGCGGCCATGAGGTTGTGCTCGTGTGTCCCGACGGGAGCGCCATCGCGGAGAACGCCGCCGCCGCAGGTATCGAGGTCGTCCCCGTCCCGCTCCGCTCGGATTTCGACCTGACGTTCATTTGTCGGCTCCACCGCATCATCAGGCGAAGGAAACCTGATGTCGTTCATCTGCACAGCAGGCGCGGGGCCGACGTTCTGGGGGGCATCGCGGCGCGAACGGCCCGCGCTCCGGCGGTCATACTGTCGCGCAGGATAGACAATCCCGTGCGACCCGGCTTTCTGACGCGGCTCAAGTATGGGGTCCTGTGCGACCGTATCATCACGATTTCTCAGGCGATCAGGGACGTTTTGCTGGATGGAGGCGTGGATTCCTCCAAGATCGCGTGCGTCCACAGCGTGGTTGACTCCGCGCAGTATGATGTGGACCGCGACCCGAACCTACGCGCCGAACTCGGCGTACCGGGCGACAGCCCTCTCATCGGCATCGTCGCCCAGCTCATCGAGCGCAAGGGACACAGGTATCTTCTGGAAGCAATGCCGAGAATCATCGAGGCCTACCCGGATACCCGGTTGATCGTTCTGGGAGCGGGTCCCCTGGCCGATGTCCTGAAGCGTCAGGCCGAGACCCTGGGGGTCGCCGACGGGGTTGTATTCGCCGGCTTCCGCAACGACATGCCGCAGGTGTTTCGTGAGTTGGACGTGCTCGTACACCCTGCGCTCATGGAGGGTCTCGGAGTGGCGATTCTGCAGGCGATGGCCGCCGGAGTGCCGGTCGTCGCGTCTCCGGTCGGAGGCATACCCGAGGCCGTGCAGGACGGAGTAACCGGCATCCATGTGCCGCCCGCGAATCCTGAGGCTGTCGCCGAGGCGGTGTGCAGGCTCCTCGGAGACCCTGCGTTGCGGGCGCGGATGGGCGCGGCGGGCAGGGCATTTGTCGAGCGCGAGTTCTCGCCGGCCCGCATGGTAGAAGGTGTCCTGTCCGTGTACCGTTCCGTGCTGGATGCCAAGGGCGCCGCCGTCAGTGGCGACCTCTGA
- a CDS encoding glycosyltransferase family 9 protein has protein sequence MQDCVRVAPDGRILIVKLSAIGDVIMTTPVAKALRAAFPGAYIAWVVEPKSRDILIGNPYLDEVIVWDRPADLSWNPLSVAATWKSLRALGRELRSKRFDVAVDLQGLLRSALVAKSSGAKCVLGFDSGREGSTRLYTHLYPLSLTGTRGPQRYLDALRLLGVHASHTEMCMPLTEDDRAYARRILDEETARHLPDRRLIAALAPATTWPHKHWTEEGWAGLADGLIARYEALPVFLGSSADVNLIGRIRGLMTREPGDVVGRTTLKQAGAVLEEADLVFGVDTGLLHMSIALGRPTIGIFGPTRWRHLMRGELLSVVVKEMDCIPCMRHPTCTDFACMRAITSDEVLSEAGRRLARILPAR, from the coding sequence ATGCAGGACTGCGTACGAGTCGCGCCTGACGGTCGAATCCTGATCGTTAAGCTGAGCGCCATCGGCGACGTGATAATGACTACTCCTGTGGCGAAGGCGCTCCGCGCGGCTTTTCCGGGAGCTTACATAGCCTGGGTCGTCGAGCCGAAGTCGAGGGATATCCTGATCGGCAATCCCTATCTCGATGAGGTGATCGTCTGGGACCGGCCCGCGGACCTGAGTTGGAACCCGCTGAGCGTTGCGGCGACCTGGAAGAGCCTCCGGGCGCTCGGCCGCGAACTCCGATCTAAGCGGTTCGACGTTGCCGTGGACCTTCAAGGCCTTCTCAGAAGCGCGCTCGTCGCCAAGTCGTCCGGCGCGAAGTGCGTCCTCGGTTTCGATAGCGGGCGAGAAGGCAGCACGCGACTCTATACACACCTGTACCCGCTGAGCCTGACCGGAACGCGCGGGCCGCAGCGCTATCTCGACGCGCTGAGGCTGCTCGGAGTCCATGCTTCGCACACGGAGATGTGCATGCCGTTAACCGAGGACGACAGAGCCTATGCTCGTCGAATCCTCGATGAGGAGACCGCAAGGCATCTTCCGGACAGGCGGCTGATCGCGGCGCTGGCGCCGGCCACCACCTGGCCCCACAAACACTGGACCGAAGAGGGCTGGGCAGGACTGGCTGACGGCCTTATCGCTCGATACGAGGCGCTTCCGGTCTTCCTCGGCTCGTCCGCCGACGTGAATCTCATCGGGCGCATTCGGGGTCTGATGACTCGCGAGCCCGGCGACGTCGTCGGCCGCACCACTCTCAAACAGGCCGGAGCCGTACTCGAGGAGGCGGATCTGGTCTTCGGAGTGGATACCGGCCTCCTGCACATGTCCATCGCGCTCGGCCGTCCTACGATAGGCATCTTCGGCCCGACTAGGTGGAGACACCTTATGCGTGGTGAACTCCTTTCGGTCGTCGTGAAGGAGATGGACTGCATACCCTGCATGAGGCATCCGACGTGTACCGACTTCGCATGCATGAGGGCAATCACTTCGGACGAGGTGCTCTCTGAGGCGGGTCGGCGCCTCGCACGGATACTGCCGGCGCGGTAA
- the lpxK gene encoding tetraacyldisaccharide 4'-kinase — MASSGGALEYLEAVVYGKRRGLTDMFVLAGLRVLSLVYRSALRLYLLPFELGLRRRKRLTVPVISVGNITVGGTGKTPMTRYLCEGLISRGRNPAVLSYGYGGGLSGEFGIVSTPERVLLSPGEVGDEPAMLALKLPGVSVLVGKDRHRSGMHAVREFGAGIAVLDDGFQVWKLHRDLDIVLIDGMLPFDNGWTLPAGRLREPISSLQRADCVVVTGDADLVDEIRAVVERAAPRAMVCRARHAPTALYTVEGGERVSLESVRDRRVFAMSAIAHPASFEKTLADAGAVLAGCERFPDHHAYSQEDVLLVESRARACGAEFVVVTEKDAVKLAGMCTGVPLLALSTRLALSDEDGLWRLIERKLKAEDAR; from the coding sequence ATGGCGAGTAGCGGCGGCGCGCTCGAGTACCTCGAGGCGGTCGTGTACGGCAAGCGCCGAGGGCTGACGGATATGTTCGTGCTTGCCGGACTCCGCGTCCTGTCGCTGGTCTATCGGTCGGCGTTGCGGCTCTACCTGCTCCCGTTCGAACTCGGCCTGCGACGGCGGAAGCGGCTCACGGTCCCGGTGATCAGCGTCGGGAATATCACGGTCGGCGGGACGGGCAAGACGCCGATGACGCGCTATCTCTGCGAGGGGCTGATCTCCCGCGGGCGGAATCCTGCCGTGTTGAGCTACGGCTACGGAGGCGGGCTCTCCGGGGAGTTCGGCATCGTCTCTACGCCGGAGAGGGTTCTGCTGTCTCCGGGCGAGGTCGGCGACGAGCCCGCCATGCTCGCCCTGAAGCTGCCCGGAGTCTCGGTCCTGGTCGGCAAGGACAGGCATCGGAGCGGCATGCACGCCGTCCGGGAGTTCGGGGCAGGGATCGCCGTCCTCGACGACGGCTTCCAGGTCTGGAAACTGCACCGGGACCTGGACATTGTTCTGATAGATGGGATGCTTCCCTTCGACAACGGTTGGACGCTCCCCGCTGGGAGGTTGCGCGAGCCGATCTCCTCGCTCCAACGGGCCGACTGCGTGGTCGTGACCGGTGATGCGGACCTGGTGGACGAGATCAGGGCTGTCGTCGAGCGGGCTGCTCCCCGGGCGATGGTCTGCAGGGCGAGACACGCGCCGACGGCTCTGTACACGGTCGAAGGCGGCGAGAGAGTCAGTCTCGAAAGCGTCCGCGACCGCCGGGTGTTCGCGATGTCCGCGATTGCCCATCCGGCATCGTTCGAGAAGACCCTTGCCGATGCCGGGGCGGTCCTGGCGGGATGCGAGCGCTTCCCGGACCACCATGCGTACTCGCAGGAAGACGTTCTGCTGGTCGAGAGCAGGGCACGCGCGTGCGGTGCGGAGTTCGTGGTCGTGACCGAGAAGGACGCCGTCAAGCTGGCTGGCATGTGCACGGGAGTCCCGCTGCTCGCGCTATCGACCAGGCTTGCGCTGAGCGACGAGGATGGCTTGTGGAGACTGATTGAACGCAAACTCAAGGCAGAGGATGCGCGGTGA
- a CDS encoding 3-deoxy-D-manno-octulosonic acid transferase encodes MSAILYNLLLVLCSPVLLLYFLWRILVSRKSSDSWRENLGSLPRLADREPGRKLVWIHAASVGETVAALPVHEEIKRLMPDAVLLHTTITQTGNAVARKSCKLADIVAYFPLDLLPFVNRALHRVRPDAFVMVDTEIWPNFLAAARRRGARTALVNGRISDRSLKGSRRMPWLFRWATSNIDRFLMQTDEDARRIVSLGADRGAVVVAGSTKFDEKGGRLPAPDVEALRFDLGIPVGAAVIVAGSTNPGEDEPVLDAYLSLRGEDPGLRLIIAPRQLERAGEIRSLAESRGLRCAQRTVKESVSPGGCDVLILDTFGELGSVYAVGTIAFVGGSLIPKGGHSIFQPILQGKPVLFGPYTHKTRDMAQMALSAGVGFEVRDADELAAQARKLLADPHLLAGIDDACRELVERNRGASARCAEAIVGLLEGEHGE; translated from the coding sequence GTGTCGGCGATCCTCTACAACCTGCTGCTGGTCCTCTGTTCGCCGGTGCTGCTCCTCTATTTCCTCTGGCGCATCCTCGTGTCTCGGAAGTCGAGTGATTCCTGGCGCGAGAACCTGGGGTCGCTTCCCCGACTTGCGGACCGCGAGCCGGGTCGGAAGCTCGTGTGGATTCACGCGGCCTCGGTTGGCGAGACCGTCGCCGCGCTTCCCGTGCATGAGGAGATCAAGAGGCTGATGCCCGACGCGGTGCTCCTGCACACGACGATCACGCAGACCGGAAACGCCGTCGCCCGCAAGTCCTGCAAGCTGGCCGACATCGTGGCTTACTTTCCGCTGGACCTCCTGCCTTTCGTGAATCGCGCGCTCCACCGCGTGAGGCCGGACGCCTTCGTCATGGTGGATACCGAGATATGGCCGAACTTCCTGGCCGCCGCGCGCCGCCGGGGAGCCCGAACCGCGCTGGTAAACGGGCGCATATCGGACCGAAGCCTGAAGGGCAGCCGACGGATGCCCTGGCTCTTCCGGTGGGCGACCTCGAACATTGACCGCTTCCTGATGCAGACCGATGAGGACGCCAGGCGGATCGTCTCGCTCGGCGCGGACCGAGGGGCGGTTGTCGTTGCCGGAAGCACGAAGTTCGACGAGAAGGGAGGCCGACTCCCGGCCCCGGACGTCGAGGCGCTCAGGTTCGATCTGGGGATACCCGTCGGGGCGGCTGTGATCGTTGCGGGAAGCACCAATCCGGGCGAGGACGAGCCCGTTCTCGATGCGTACCTGTCCCTGCGCGGCGAAGATCCCGGCCTGCGCCTCATCATCGCCCCCCGACAGCTCGAGCGCGCCGGCGAGATCAGGTCGCTCGCGGAATCGCGCGGCCTCAGATGCGCTCAGCGCACGGTGAAGGAGTCCGTCTCGCCGGGTGGCTGCGACGTCCTGATACTCGATACCTTCGGAGAACTTGGGTCCGTCTATGCGGTCGGAACGATCGCTTTCGTCGGGGGCAGCCTCATCCCGAAGGGCGGGCACAGCATCTTCCAGCCGATCCTGCAGGGGAAGCCGGTGCTGTTCGGCCCGTATACCCACAAGACGCGCGACATGGCTCAGATGGCGCTCTCCGCCGGAGTGGGTTTCGAGGTTCGCGACGCTGACGAACTGGCCGCGCAAGCAAGGAAGCTTCTTGCCGACCCGCACCTGCTGGCCGGGATAGACGATGCCTGCCGTGAACTCGTGGAGCGCAATCGAGGCGCGTCAGCCCGATGTGCCGAAGCGATCGTCGGCCTTCTGGAGGGCGAGCATGGCGAGTAG
- a CDS encoding ABC transporter ATP-binding protein — protein sequence MPAKHKRKRDLHMRSAEKRLAGYFLAYWKLFALGLLCTVAVSGIEVYFIKLISDVVRTVIQRDPAMLNRVSLIVVGIHILKWGFSYGQMYFVSSGTQRIAVRLRNDLYGHLQKLSLSYFERTKTGHLMSRMTNDVGLVQAAAPQVIQVVSAPLVALGSTAVIFYWNWRLALIAVLVLPFMSFTIQKVGRKIRGLSEILQVRLADIAAAVQETLSAVRIVKSFGMEQYEAARFAEENRRTYAAAMKAVCRNAMMTPTVEMISVIGIAFVLWYGGRMVAANTVSGFGVDQLIGFLFALDRIAVSARQIARLNVTYHQTMAGAQRVFDVLDEVPEVMESPDAVEMPPLEGRVEFADVWFGYDAATSVLKNISFQVEPGQQVAIVGASGAGKSTIANLIPRFYDVTSGRVLIDGIDIRTVTLSSLRRQIGIVPQETMLFSSSVRENIAYGKQDATFGEIVDAANAANAHEFISHLTEGYETLVGERGVKLSGGQRQRISIARALLKNPRLLILDEATSSLDVASEAVVQEALERLMADRTTLIIAHRLSTVVNADMILVLEKGRVVESGTHSELMAMGGAYAELYAIQSRKHTLPAEPVRSESNAVES from the coding sequence ATGCCGGCAAAGCACAAGAGAAAACGCGATCTCCACATGCGCAGCGCCGAGAAGCGTCTGGCGGGCTACTTTCTCGCCTACTGGAAGCTCTTCGCCCTCGGCCTGCTCTGCACCGTGGCGGTATCGGGCATAGAAGTCTACTTCATCAAGCTCATCAGCGACGTCGTTCGGACGGTCATCCAGAGAGACCCGGCGATGCTGAACCGCGTCTCGCTGATCGTCGTCGGCATCCACATCCTGAAGTGGGGCTTCTCCTACGGTCAGATGTACTTCGTGTCCTCCGGGACCCAGAGGATCGCAGTCCGGCTCAGGAACGATCTCTACGGGCATCTTCAGAAGCTCTCTCTTAGCTACTTCGAGAGGACGAAGACCGGCCACTTGATGTCACGAATGACGAACGACGTCGGCCTCGTCCAGGCGGCGGCGCCTCAGGTCATACAGGTCGTATCCGCGCCGCTCGTCGCGCTGGGCAGCACGGCGGTCATCTTCTACTGGAACTGGCGGCTCGCGCTGATTGCCGTGCTGGTGCTGCCGTTCATGTCGTTCACCATCCAGAAGGTCGGCCGCAAGATCAGAGGGCTCTCGGAGATCCTGCAGGTACGGCTTGCGGATATTGCCGCTGCGGTTCAGGAGACGCTCTCGGCAGTCCGCATCGTGAAGTCCTTCGGGATGGAGCAGTATGAGGCCGCCAGATTCGCCGAGGAGAACCGCCGCACTTACGCAGCCGCGATGAAGGCCGTCTGCCGGAACGCCATGATGACCCCGACGGTCGAGATGATCAGTGTGATCGGCATCGCGTTCGTGCTCTGGTACGGCGGGCGCATGGTCGCCGCGAACACCGTCTCGGGCTTCGGGGTGGACCAGCTCATCGGATTCCTCTTCGCGCTCGACAGAATCGCGGTCTCGGCGAGGCAGATCGCCCGACTGAACGTCACGTATCACCAGACGATGGCCGGCGCTCAGCGTGTGTTCGACGTGCTGGACGAAGTTCCCGAGGTGATGGAATCGCCGGACGCCGTCGAGATGCCGCCACTCGAAGGAAGAGTGGAGTTCGCGGATGTCTGGTTCGGGTACGACGCCGCAACGTCCGTGCTGAAGAACATATCGTTCCAGGTGGAGCCCGGGCAACAGGTCGCCATCGTGGGCGCGAGCGGGGCCGGAAAGTCCACCATAGCCAATCTCATACCCAGGTTCTACGACGTCACCAGCGGCCGGGTGCTGATAGACGGCATTGACATCAGGACGGTGACGCTGAGCTCGCTCAGGCGGCAGATCGGAATCGTTCCGCAGGAAACGATGCTTTTCAGCAGTTCCGTCAGGGAAAACATCGCCTACGGCAAGCAGGACGCCACATTCGGGGAGATAGTGGATGCCGCCAATGCCGCGAACGCGCACGAGTTCATATCCCACCTGACCGAAGGCTATGAGACGCTCGTCGGCGAGCGAGGCGTCAAGCTCTCCGGCGGTCAGCGGCAGAGAATATCAATCGCCCGTGCCCTGCTCAAGAACCCCAGGCTGCTCATCCTCGACGAGGCGACCTCATCGCTCGACGTGGCATCCGAGGCGGTTGTGCAGGAGGCCCTCGAGCGGCTGATGGCCGACCGGACGACGCTGATAATCGCGCATCGGCTCTCCACGGTAGTGAACGCGGACATGATCCTCGTTCTGGAGAAGGGCCGAGTGGTCGAATCCGGCACGCACTCGGAGTTGATGGCTATGGGCGGCGCGTACGCTGAGCTGTATGCCATCCAGAGCAGGAAGCACACGCTCCCGGCGGAGCCGGTCCGGTCGGAGTCGAACGCCGTCGAGAGCTGA
- the lpxA gene encoding acyl-ACP--UDP-N-acetylglucosamine O-acyltransferase → MKPLQSPTELSLPSDVAHAASGGVVIHETAIVDSGAELGIGVEIGAYSIVGPDVRIGDGCVIAPHVMIEPYTTIGKNCRVWSGAILGGRPQDHKFSGERSFLSLGDNNIIREYVTVHRATGEGNVTTIGNDNMFMAYCHVGHNCTIGSGIMMANMVGISGHVIVEDKVVFGGMVGVHQFVRIGKMAMVGGYSKIVQDVPPFSMVDGRPAKVYDLNVIGLRRSGVRPAVRNGLRQAYKLLYRSNLNLSQAVESIESEVEPSPERDYLLEFVRSVKVGFAGRQLDQR, encoded by the coding sequence ATGAAGCCATTACAGAGTCCGACCGAACTCTCGTTGCCAAGTGACGTCGCCCATGCCGCTTCGGGAGGCGTTGTGATACACGAGACAGCGATAGTTGATTCGGGCGCCGAGCTTGGCATCGGGGTTGAGATCGGCGCGTACAGCATAGTCGGTCCTGACGTGCGGATCGGAGACGGCTGCGTCATCGCGCCGCATGTTATGATCGAGCCCTATACGACGATTGGGAAGAACTGCCGGGTATGGTCGGGAGCAATCCTCGGAGGCCGCCCACAGGATCACAAGTTCAGCGGTGAGCGGAGTTTCCTGTCCCTGGGCGACAACAACATCATCCGCGAGTATGTCACCGTGCATAGGGCGACCGGCGAGGGCAACGTCACCACCATCGGCAATGACAATATGTTCATGGCCTACTGCCACGTCGGGCACAACTGCACGATCGGGAGCGGCATCATGATGGCCAACATGGTAGGCATCAGCGGCCACGTGATCGTGGAAGACAAGGTTGTCTTCGGCGGTATGGTCGGAGTGCACCAGTTCGTGCGGATCGGCAAGATGGCGATGGTCGGAGGCTACTCGAAGATCGTCCAGGATGTCCCGCCGTTCTCGATGGTTGACGGCCGCCCCGCGAAGGTATATGACCTGAACGTGATCGGCCTCCGCCGCAGCGGAGTGCGACCGGCCGTGCGAAACGGCCTCAGGCAGGCGTACAAGCTGCTCTATCGTTCGAACCTGAACCTCTCGCAGGCTGTCGAGAGCATCGAGAGCGAGGTCGAGCCGAGCCCTGAGCGGGACTACCTGCTCGAGTTCGTGCGGAGTGTGAAGGTCGGGTTCGCCGGACGGCAGCTCGACCAGCGGTAG
- the fabZ gene encoding 3-hydroxyacyl-ACP dehydratase FabZ, which produces MLDVEQIQAILPHRYPFLLVDRILEIEPGRRAVGLKSVTFNEAFFQGHFPGHPVMPGVLVLEAMAQVGGVLLLSMTGNDGKLAYFGGIDKVRFRKPVVPGDQLVTEVELVKNRGNMGRVRVTGRVDMQVVCEGEFVFALVEPNGMESVEESDEAITESDRTLVAK; this is translated from the coding sequence ATGCTGGATGTGGAACAGATTCAGGCTATACTGCCGCATCGCTATCCGTTCCTGCTGGTAGACAGGATACTGGAGATCGAACCGGGTCGGAGGGCCGTCGGACTCAAGAGCGTTACCTTCAACGAGGCTTTCTTTCAGGGGCATTTCCCCGGCCATCCGGTCATGCCCGGGGTGCTGGTTCTGGAGGCGATGGCGCAGGTCGGCGGCGTGCTGCTTCTAAGTATGACGGGAAACGACGGCAAGCTGGCCTACTTCGGGGGTATTGACAAGGTCCGCTTCCGAAAGCCTGTTGTTCCCGGGGACCAACTCGTTACCGAAGTCGAACTGGTGAAGAACCGGGGCAACATGGGCAGGGTTCGAGTCACCGGTCGAGTGGACATGCAAGTCGTGTGCGAAGGCGAGTTTGTGTTCGCTCTCGTAGAGCCGAACGGCATGGAGTCCGTGGAGGAATCAGATGAAGCCATTACAGAGTCCGACCGAACTCTCGTTGCCAAGTGA
- the lpxC gene encoding UDP-3-O-[3-hydroxymyristoyl] N-acetylglucosamine deacetylase, whose amino-acid sequence MNSGGRHSLRSAVSMQGIGLHTGEPCTMTLEPAPAQTGIVFVTPGGSIEASVDNVCGTSRCTCLRSGDAEVSTVEHVLAALFGMRVDDALIRVDGSELPAGDGSALPFVDLIEQAGIEPRGGEPPRIEAELPVWVMDGEKCCIALPASGFRVTGLVSFDHPMIGEQAFSAWMSPEVFKREIAPARTFCMAEEVEQLRAAGLGLGGREDNVLVVHGDRYSQDLRFADEIVRHKVLDMVGDLSLIGGMPDADVMGIRSGHALHVALARRMLKEDPGRQTGPGQGG is encoded by the coding sequence ATGAACTCCGGTGGGCGACACTCGCTGAGGTCCGCCGTCTCCATGCAAGGTATCGGCCTGCACACCGGCGAACCCTGTACCATGACGTTGGAGCCCGCGCCGGCGCAAACCGGCATAGTCTTCGTGACGCCGGGGGGCTCGATCGAGGCATCGGTGGACAATGTCTGCGGGACCTCTCGGTGCACCTGCCTTAGGTCCGGGGACGCCGAGGTCAGCACCGTGGAGCACGTTCTGGCAGCGCTGTTCGGGATGCGTGTGGACGACGCTCTCATCCGAGTTGACGGGTCGGAGCTTCCCGCGGGCGACGGCAGCGCACTTCCCTTCGTTGATCTCATCGAACAGGCCGGGATCGAGCCGCGAGGCGGCGAGCCGCCCCGGATCGAGGCTGAGTTGCCGGTGTGGGTGATGGACGGCGAGAAGTGCTGCATCGCGCTGCCCGCGAGCGGCTTCCGGGTGACCGGGCTGGTCTCGTTCGACCATCCGATGATCGGGGAGCAGGCGTTCAGCGCCTGGATGAGTCCCGAGGTGTTCAAGCGGGAGATCGCTCCTGCGCGCACCTTCTGCATGGCGGAGGAGGTCGAACAGCTCCGGGCCGCCGGATTGGGACTCGGAGGCCGAGAAGACAACGTCCTGGTCGTGCACGGCGATCGCTATTCGCAGGACCTGCGATTTGCCGACGAGATCGTTCGGCACAAGGTTCTGGACATGGTGGGCGACCTTTCACTCATCGGCGGCATGCCGGACGCGGACGTGATGGGAATCAGATCGGGCCATGCGCTGCACGTGGCGCTGGCGAGGCGAATGTTGAAGGAAGACCCCGGCCGTCAGACCGGACCGGGGCAAGGAGGTTGA
- the lpxD gene encoding UDP-3-O-(3-hydroxymyristoyl)glucosamine N-acyltransferase, whose product MIRKSVGELAGMVGGEVVGDPSVVIAGAADIEDACAGDIVFADSPKNLDDALASAAAAVIAHPDAKSASKPLIRAANPKLSFARAISALTPEPERPVGIDSTSRVGTGLKAGRDVSIGFNAFVGDDVTLGDGVWIHPYAYIGSNVSVGNGSVIRPMVAVLDNVTIGVGVTIHAGSVIGADGFGYIAVGGEHIKIPQVGSVVIGDNVEIGANCTIDRARTGKTEIGSGTKIDNMVHIAHNVTIGRNCIIVAQTGISGSVEIGDRVMFGGQCGVADHVTIGDGAMMCARTGVIGDVPAGAFVYGFPARPHKDEMRVQAATRKLPELLKTVRHLEKRIRALEESPE is encoded by the coding sequence ATGATTCGCAAGTCCGTGGGGGAGCTGGCGGGGATGGTCGGCGGAGAAGTGGTCGGCGATCCGTCCGTGGTGATAGCCGGCGCCGCCGACATTGAGGACGCCTGTGCGGGCGACATCGTCTTCGCCGACTCCCCGAAGAACCTGGATGATGCGCTCGCTTCGGCGGCGGCGGCGGTGATAGCGCATCCGGATGCGAAGAGCGCGTCCAAACCCCTGATCCGAGCGGCCAACCCCAAGTTGTCGTTCGCCCGGGCTATATCCGCCTTGACCCCGGAGCCTGAGCGTCCGGTCGGGATAGACTCGACGTCCCGAGTGGGAACAGGCCTCAAGGCCGGCAGGGACGTCTCCATCGGGTTCAATGCCTTTGTAGGGGACGACGTTACGCTCGGCGACGGGGTCTGGATCCATCCATACGCGTACATCGGCAGTAACGTCAGTGTAGGGAATGGATCGGTCATCCGCCCGATGGTGGCGGTTCTGGACAACGTAACGATCGGCGTCGGAGTGACGATTCACGCCGGCTCGGTGATCGGCGCGGACGGGTTCGGCTATATTGCGGTCGGCGGCGAGCACATCAAGATTCCGCAGGTCGGAAGCGTGGTGATCGGCGACAACGTCGAGATCGGCGCCAACTGCACGATTGATCGGGCGCGCACCGGAAAGACCGAGATCGGAAGCGGCACCAAGATAGACAACATGGTGCATATCGCGCACAACGTCACCATAGGCCGGAACTGCATCATAGTGGCGCAGACCGGCATCTCGGGCAGTGTGGAGATAGGCGACCGAGTCATGTTCGGCGGCCAGTGCGGGGTGGCGGACCATGTGACGATCGGCGACGGCGCGATGATGTGCGCCCGGACCGGCGTGATCGGGGACGTGCCGGCCGGCGCGTTCGTCTACGGGTTTCCCGCCCGGCCGCACAAGGACGAGATGCGCGTCCAGGCCGCCACCCGCAAGCTGCCCGAGTTGCTGAAGACCGTTCGCCACCTCGAGAAGCGGATCAGGGCGCTGGAAGAGAGCCCTGAATGA
- a CDS encoding OmpH family outer membrane protein, protein MPRIRTIITVAAVAFCFALGIILTGPAVSAEAQVFASVDVEKAFNDYKKKQDLDKQVMAELQQLQSKLELRQTHPLLTKAEFDELAALKAKEKPTDAEKKRIETMEAMSTQKEKDLQALRQKTTPTDEEKASMAALQEVAKQTETELRDSAKQADTEWQAKRYELSKQVMEDVQAAVAAVAKQKNITMVFNKSAGETVLVVYSSNDITADVIARLNKG, encoded by the coding sequence ATGCCGAGAATACGCACCATCATCACAGTTGCCGCAGTAGCGTTCTGCTTCGCGCTGGGCATAATCCTCACCGGTCCCGCGGTGTCCGCGGAGGCGCAGGTGTTCGCGTCCGTGGACGTCGAGAAGGCGTTCAACGACTACAAGAAGAAGCAGGATCTGGACAAGCAGGTGATGGCCGAGCTTCAGCAGCTTCAGTCGAAGCTCGAGCTCAGGCAGACCCATCCGCTCTTGACCAAGGCGGAGTTCGACGAGTTGGCGGCTCTGAAGGCGAAAGAGAAGCCGACCGACGCTGAGAAGAAGCGCATCGAGACGATGGAGGCAATGTCCACTCAGAAGGAGAAGGACCTCCAGGCGCTCCGCCAGAAGACCACGCCGACCGACGAGGAGAAGGCATCCATGGCGGCCTTGCAGGAAGTCGCCAAGCAGACTGAGACCGAACTGCGCGACTCGGCTAAGCAGGCCGACACCGAATGGCAGGCCAAGAGATACGAGCTCAGCAAGCAGGTCATGGAGGACGTGCAGGCAGCGGTCGCGGCAGTGGCCAAGCAGAAGAACATCACCATGGTCTTCAACAAGTCCGCGGGCGAAACCGTGCTCGTCGTGTACTCATCGAATGACATTACCGCCGACGTCATAGCAAGGCTCAACAAAGGCTAG